The Kluyveromyces marxianus DMKU3-1042 DNA, complete genome, chromosome 6 genome window below encodes:
- the RAG5 gene encoding hexokinase 1, whose translation MVHLGPKKPPARKGSMADVPADLMEQIHGLETLFTVKTEKMRAIVKHFVSELDKGLSKKGGNIPMIPGWVVESPTGKETGDFLALDLGGTNLRVVLVKLGGNHDFDTTQNKYRLPDHLRTGTSEQLWSFIAKCLKDFIEEWYPEGVSEPLPLGFTFSYPASQNKINEGVLQRWTKGFDIEGVEGHDVVPMLQEQIKKLNIPINVVALINDTTGTLVASLYTDPETKMGIIIGTGVNGAYYESVKNIEKLEGKLPSDITTDMLMAINCEYGSFDNEHLVLPRTKYDVMIDEQSPRPNQQAFEKMTSGYYLGEIMRLVLLDLHSSGFIFKDQDISKLEVPYVMDTTYPAKIEEDPFENLEDTYELFKTTLNIETTVIERKLIRKLAELVGTRAARLTVCGVSAICNKRGYTEAHIAADGSVFNKYPGYKEKAAQALKDIYDWKVEKMEDHPIKLVAAEDGSGVGAAIIAALTQKRLAAGKSVGIEGA comes from the coding sequence ATGGTTCATTTAGGTCCAAAGAAGCCACCAGCCAGAAAGGGTTCCATGGCTGATGTTCCAGCTGATTTGATGGAACAAATCCACGGTTTGGAAACTTTGTTCACCGTCAAGACTGAAAAGATGAGAGCCATTGTGAAGCACTTCGTCTCTGAATTGGACAAGGGTTTGTCCAAGAAGGGTGGTAACATTCCTATGATTCCAGGTTGGGTTGTCGAAAGTCCAACTGGTAAGGAAACTGGTGATTTCTTGGCCCTTGACTTGGGTGGTACTAACCTGAGAGTTGTTCTGGTCAAGTTGGGTGGTAACCACGACTTTGACACCACTCAAAACAAGTACAGATTGCCAGACCACTTGAGAACTGGTACTTCTGAGCAATTGTGGTCTTTCATTGCCAAGTGTTTGAAGGACTTCATTGAAGAATGGTACCCAGAAGGTGTCTCTGagccattgccattggGTTTCACCTTCTCTTACCCAGCCTCCCAAAACAAGATTAACGAAGGTGTCTTGCAACGTTGGACCAAGGGTTTCGATATTGAAGGTGTCGAAGGCCACGATGTCGTCCCAATGCTACAAGAGCAAATCAAGAAGCTGAACATCCCAATTAACGTCGTTGCCTTGATCAACGATACCACCGGTACCTTGGTTGCTTCTCTATACACTGACCCAGAAACCAAGATGGGTATCATCATTGGTACTGGTGTCAACGGTGCCTACTACGAAAGTGTCAAGAACATCGAAAAGCTAGAAGGTAAGTTGCCATCTGACATCACCACTGATATGCTAATGGCCATCAACTGTGAATACGGTTCCTTCGACAACGAACACCTGGTCTTGCCAAGAACCAAGTACGATGTTATGATCGATGAACAATCCCCAAGACCAAACCAACAAGCCTTCGAAAAGATGACTTCCGGTTACTACTTGGGTGAAATCATGCGTCTAGTCCTATTGGACTTGCACTCCAGCGGTTTCATCTTCAAGGACCAAGATATTTCCAAGTTGGAAGTTCCATACGTCATGGACACCACCTACCCAGCCAAGATCGAAGAAGATCCATTCGAAAACTTGGAAGACACTTACGAATTGTTCAAGACTACTTTGAACATTGAAACCACCGTCATCGAAAGAAAGTTGATCAGAAAGTTGGCTGAATTGGTCGGAACAAGAGCCGCTAGATTGACCGTTTGTGGTGTTTCTGCTATCTGTAACAAGAGAGGCTACACTGAAGCCCACATTGCTGCCGATGGTTCCGTCTTCAACAAGTACCCAGGTTACAAGGAGAAGGCTGCTCAAGCTTTGAAGGACATCTACGACTGGAAGGTCGAAAAGATGGAAGACCACCCAATCAAGTTGGTGGCTGCTGAAGATGGTTCTGGTGTTGGTGCTGCTATCATTGCCGCTTTGACACAAAAGAGATTGGCTGCCGGTAAGTCTGTTGGTATCGAAGGTGCTTAA
- the RET2 gene encoding coatomer subunit delta — MVVLAVSITTRKGKPLLSRQFRDITKDRVMELLSNFQTLVANSSKQHTFVEDEHVRYVYKPFDDYYIILLTNLHSNIIQDMNTLNTFVQTVDSTLKGLSEEDIFHSAFDILNSFDEIITMGYKENLSLTQIKTFLAMESHEERIQEIIERNKEFEAAEERKRRAKEISRKEQARKLGIPDTQEFTGIHGGVMNKAYDSYYSHASSAAQQSYMHTQSNQGSQSAQNQGAAPQMMQQPTYGSGSREPLGGKGLQLNGPRRGGVERPAKSFERQSLPVQASLEPEEEKPTNNGILISVKETINAEISRDGAILGSELKGVLELRVNNPDLAHAKLCLGDDVNVKDKTYQFKTHPNVDKAGFLNNRMIGLKDPNKPFPSNDQSLGVLRWRKVKGADEHDLIPLEVSTWLSPSDESQGSMDVTFEYEVNSDYEGTIDELRFLIPVFTESVFIKDDSNEVNAKIEAIDESQGVIIKVDPISSGESGVFSITIEAAYEDALFPINIALKNSNALPLSKLNIASVISAVEETELPFDTISTLKSEQYVVV; from the coding sequence ATGGTGGTATTAGCTGTCTCTATTACTACCCGTAAGGGTAAGCCTCTTTTGTCTCGTCAATTCAGAGACATCACAAAGGATCGTGTTATGGAATTGTTGTCCAATTTCCAAACTCTAGTAGCCAATTCATCTAAACAGCACacatttgttgaagatgagcATGTGAGATATGTTTACAAACCATTTGATGACTACTACATCATTTTATTGACCAACCTACACTCTAATATAATCCAGGATATGAACACGTTGAATACATTTGTTCAAACGGTCGACTCTACTTTGAAGGGTTTAAGCGAGGAAGATATATTCCACAGCGCTTTTGACATTCTAAATTCGTTTGATGAAATCATCACAATGGGCTACAAGGAGAACTTGTCATTGACCCAAATAAAGACCTTTTTAGCAATGGAATCACACGAAGAAAGAATCCAGGAGATCATTGAACGTAATAAAGAATTCGAAGCTGCTGAGGAAAGAAAGCGTCGTGCTAAGGAAATCTCAAGAAAGGAACAAGCCAGAAAACTGGGTATTCCAGATACCCAAGAGTTCACTGGTATTCATGGTGGTGTTATGAACAAAGCTTACGATAGTTACTACAGCCATGCCTCTTCTGCTGCCCAACAATCATACATGCACACACAATCAAACCAGGGATCTCAATCTGCCCAAAACCAAGGTGCTGCACCTCAAATGATGCAACAACCAACCTACGGCAGCGGCTCTCGTGAGCCACTTGGTGGTAAGGGTCTACAACTAAATGGTCCAAGAAGAGGTGGTGTTGAAAGACCAGCCAAGTCATTTGAAAGACAATCTCTACCGGTGCAGGCTTCTTTGGAgcctgaagaagaaaagccaaCGAACAATGGTATTTTGATTAGTGTTAAAGAAACCATAAACGCTGAGATCTCCCGTGACGGTGCAATTCTGGGATCAGAATTAAAGGGTGTCCTAGAATTAAGAGTCAATAACCCAGATTTGGCGCATGCTAAGCTCTGTTTAGGAGATGACGTCAACGTCAAAGATAAGACTTATCAGTTCAAAACCCATCCAAACGTGGACAAAGCAGGCTTCTTAAACAACAGAATGATTGGGCTAAAGGACCCTAACAAGCCATTCCCATCTAACGATCAAAGTCTAGGGGTTCTCAGATGGCGTAAGGTCAAGGGTGCGGATGAACACGATCTAATTCCATTAGAGGTATCTACATGGCTATCTCCATCCGATGAATCACAAGGATCTATGGATGTCACTTTTGAATATGAAGTCAATAGCGATTATGAAGGTACCATAGATGAACTACGTTTCTTGATTCCTGTATTCACCGAAAGTGTATTCATCAAAGATGATTCTAATGAGGTGAATGCAAAGATCGAAGCTATCGACGAATCCCAAGGTGTTATTATCAAGGTAGATCCAATCTCATCAGGTGAATCAGGCGTATTCAGTATTACTATCGAAGCTGCTTATGAAGACGCACTCTTCCCAATTAACATTGCTTTGAAGAACAGCAATGCTCTCCCATTATCAAAACTAAATATCGCTTCTGTGATTTCCGCTGTAGAAGAAACAGAGTTACCTTTCGATACGATTTCTACTTTGAAGAGCGAACAATACGTAGTCGTATAG
- the RPN12 gene encoding proteasome regulatory particle lid subunit RPN12 — protein sequence MPSLPELTKGLKSAFESKQYDICLKLLVPIKLELIKANLLIPDIKKSQENTDYLQDLNIAKKILEIGALSSVYCEDFDAFMSYYSQLSSFFFSDVKELSESDSKYKLISLYLLILLAQNDYTKLHSEFEFLSRYVTNLEESQYLSYPVKLERLLMEGSYQKAWDLLQSGTKVEEFNVFTKTLKDAIREEIALNSEQAYKSLPLFNAKTLLFFENEKEMEAFAKERGWNVNHGVITFGTDAGPEKVETGNIVDMAVDYAVHLESIV from the coding sequence ATGCCATCGCTACCTGAACTAACGAAGGGACTAAAGTCTGCATTTGAAAGTAAACAGTATGATATCTGCTTGAAGTTGCTGGTCCCTATTAAACTAGAATTGATTAAAGCAAATCTTTTGATACCTGATATTAAGAAAAGCCAGGAGAATACAGACTACTTACAAGATTTGAACATAGCTAAGAAGATACTGGAGATTGGGGCTCTCTCGAGTGTATACTGTGAAGATTTTGATGCTTTTATGAGCTATTACTCCCAATTaagttctttcttcttctcggATGTGAAAGAGTTGAGTGAATCTGACAGCAAGTACAAGTTGATAAGTTTATACTTGCTAATTCTTTTAGCCCAAAACGATTATACAAAACTACATTCTGAATTTGAGTTCTTAAGCAGATACGTTACAAATTTGGAAGAGAGCCAGTACTTATCCTATCCTGTAAAGTTAGAGAGATTGTTGATGGAGGGTTCTTACCAAAAAGCATGGGATTTGTTGCAAAGTGGGACTAAggttgaagaattcaatgTGTTTACCAAAACGTTAAAGGATGCTATTAGGGAGGAGATCGCCTTGAACTCAGAACAAGCGTACAAGTCTTTACCTTTGTTCAATGCCAAAACAttacttttctttgaaaacgAGAAGGAGATGGAAGCATTCGCCAAAGAGCGTGGCTGGAACGTTAATCATGGTGTTATAACATTTGGAACAGATGCTGGTCCAGAAAAAGTGGAAACAGGGAACATCGTGGACATGGCCGTTGACTACGCTGTTCATTTGGAGAGTATTGTATAA
- the ZIP2 gene encoding Zip2p gives MTSGIWDNSSLNLKHFLEEGFGAYSLRNLKESLSLDKKSKKLLKYISNSNIELNFWLFEKNRSPKSKLAKYLFEYDRDVFSIKKGKLVMRSPQWNNSSLTLSRSVLDRNIIIKEKLAVSNDVKGLLGEVLVKLDLSSGLSKYPKENLGRFKIESCFLKGSRIKKRPTITPKMVNRLDIQINELIDETIISEVPLFQDLDLKALFPKKNTNHLQNYMLHLISPCAQLKKKRIISCYNKGPKWVQTPETSTSQRFRNLRFRSQDEDFHAFELFKLESPVEKLKRSRLHRCQKKITKVKWRVREEVLQRLNWNPFEGIEFPDNSDLVETIKQVEYMVKPPTVTFKRLYSSRLDLITEIPMIFAPFEPIEQFEHETSPKLSSPAREETIASSGTNSSNDEVTDIENVSHKRLINQSKRSFIDDDLISIIAAKRKRLSSSNLNCINATEDSLNLTTSTILSPKISFEVDEIFFESARKKTVIFNSIHLHKNHPIIRFMSQNHFSILELELGDACDILVDTSTCIVIRDLQMVSQKRDDSFPIIDLIQTLKLKYKRVCLLLSYTENVLQLDQNLAYKSQLLLNSCYEINTHLIEEHNIKIIADWISVYSSQSNPTEQQLDSISPAKKLLQSFDINPFAIENILTLSSLDAFLSMSYGKRALLYGKYLTDYQLSRIDEFVTMSWN, from the coding sequence ATGACAAGTGGCATTTGGGATAATTCCAGTTTAAATTTAAAGcattttcttgaagagGGTTTCGGCGCTTATTCATTAAGGAACTTAAAAGAGAGCTTGAGCTTGgacaagaaatcaaaaaaactCCTCAAATACATATCTAACTCGAACATTGAACTCAACTTTTGGTTATTCGAGAAGAATCGTTCACCTAAATCGAAATTGGCGAAATATCTCTTTGAATATGACAGAGATGTGTTTTCGATTAAAAAAGGGAAACTCGTGATGAGGAGTCCTCAGTGGAATAACAGTTCGTTAACTCTTTCAAGGTCAGTTTTAGATAGaaacataataataaaggaGAAACTAGCTGTGTCTAACGATGTTAAGGGTTTGCTTGGCGAAGTTTTGGTCAAATTAGATCTCTCTTCAGGTCTTTCCAAATATCCGAAAGAGAATTTAGGGCGGTTCAAGATTGAATCTTGTTTCTTAAAAGGTAgcagaataaaaaaaaggccAACAATTACTCCAAAGATGGTCAACCGATTGGATATCCAAATAAATGAGCTCATTGACGAGACTATTATATCCGAAGTAcctctttttcaagatttggatCTAAAAGCTTTatttccaaagaaaaacactAATCATTTACAGAATTATATGCTTCATCTAATAAGCCCTTGCGCTcaacttaaaaaaaagcgtATTATATCATGCTATAACAAGGGACCTAAATGGGTACAGACTCCGGAGACCTCTACTAGCCAACGTTTTAGGAATCTCAGGTTCCGTTCTCAAGATGAAGACTTCCATGCTTTTGAGCTCTTCAAACTAGAGAGTCCCGTagaaaaattaaagagaAGTAGATTGCATAGGTGTCAGAAAAAGATAACCAAGGTTAAATGGCGAGtcagagaagaagttcttcaacGTCTCAATTGGAATCCATTTGAAGGCATTGAATTTCCTGATAACTCAGACCTTGTAGAAACAATTAAACAAGTTGAATACATGGTTAAACCCCCCACGGTAACTTTCAAAAGGCTCTACAGTTCTCGACTTGACCTTATAACAGAAATTCCCATGATTTTTGCACCGTTTGAACCAATTGAGCAGTTCGAACATGAAACAAGCCCAAAATTATCTTCCCCTGCACGAGAAGAGACaattgcttcttctggtaCTAACTCCAGTAATGATGAGGTTACTGATATCGAGAATGTGTCACACAAAAGATTGATTaatcaatcaaaaagatcttttatagatgatgatttgatAAGTATCATCGcagcaaaaagaaaaaggttaaGTTCTAGTAATTTGAATTGCATTAATGCGACAGAAGATTCATTGAACTTGACAACAAGCACTATCCTTTCCCCCAAAATCTCTTTCGAAGTTGACGAAATATTCTTCGAAAGTGCcagaaagaaaactgtCATTTTCAATTCCATACATCTTCACAAGAACCACCCTATAATTAGATTCATGAGCCAAAATCACTTCTCTATTCTTGAGTTAGAACTAGGCGATGCTTGTGATATCTTGGTAGACACCTCAACGTGTATTGTAATAAGAGATTTGCAAATGGTTAGTCAAAAGAGGGACGATAGCTTCCCGATAATAGATTTAATACAGACATTAAAGCTAAAATATAAGAGAGTATGCCTATTACTTTCTTATACAGAGAATGTTCTCCAACTAGACCAAAATCTCGCTTATAAATCCCAACTTTTGCTTAACAGCTGTTACGAAATAAATACCCACCTTATCGAAGAACACAATATAAAAATTATAGCAGACTGGATTTCCGTCTACTCTAGTCAGAGCAATCCAACAGAACAACAATTAGATTCAATAAGTCCTGCCAAAAAGTTGCTTCAAAGTTTCGACATAAACCCATTCGCTATAGAAAATATTTTGACGCTGTCGTCGTTAGATGCCTTTTTGTCCATGAGTTATGGAAAAAGAGCTTTATTATACGGAAAATACCTAACAGATTATCAGCTCTCACGCATAGATGAGTTTGTAACAATGAGCTGGAACTAA